The genomic region tagcgtcaatgaaaatgatattaactaaaaactctagatcaccaacataagttgggtgttcatgactcaagattgcctaatttctctttccaagccaagaatgcttaaaaatctactctaacatccaaccaagcattttgtcaaacacttggaaggcataaaaagaaaccATGgtgaaattgcaagaaatataaattctacaactactcAATACAAGAAAAGTAGGAATaataactcaattaaacaataaaagaacataaaacataaattgcattaaaggaaatccaaatccaacaagagttcatcgacataaaaagagacataaaagggaaattaacaagaaaactaagaagaacaaagatataagaataagaaattataaaggaaacaagatgaaaacaagaaattaaacctagatctaagatgagaattaacctaagaaccctattctagagagaagatggagcttctctctctagaaaactaacctacatgatgctaacctaaaactaattgctccccctttgtctaatcttcaattctgcatgaaatagcctcataaacaagttggatttgggcctgggaagctcagaaatcgccccagcaaattcactttaatgaggtcacgtgcctgctgtgacgcgtacgcatggcccatGCGTACGTGTTGTCTGGTGTtttcttctcacgcgtacgcgtcataccacgcgtgcgcgttgctctGAATACTCCAAatactcatttcttcatgaattctccactttgcatgcttttctcttcacttcttccatccaatacttgccttatgaatctgaaatcactcaacaaacattcaaggcatcgaatgtaattaaggtgaattaaatttagctattttaaggcctaaaaaatatgttttcacacGTAAGAACAAATTTaggaagaattacaaaaccatgctattttattgaataaatgtgagataagttgataaaatcccctaaattaagcacaagataaatcgcaaaattggggtttatcactttcCCACCCTCATACTCAAATAATTACATTCTGGTGGTGGTTGACTATGTGTCCGAGTGTGTGGAAACGGTAGATTTACCCACTAAAGATGCCAAGGTGGAGCTGAGCTTTCTTTAGAGATATATCTTCAGCcgatttggtgtcccaaggacactgatttatgatggaggaagccacttcTACAACAAGCAGCTGGACTTTCTTCTGCAGAGGTATGGAGTTCATCATAAAGTGACAACCCCCTATCACCCACAGATAAGTGGACAAGTCAGGGTTTCTAATAGAGAACTcaaaaggattctggaaaagaccgTTAATACTTCACGGAAGGACTAGGCTAAGAAGCTTGATGATACTCTCTAGACATACTGGAcggcattcaagactcctattggcatgtccccataTCAGTTGGTCTACAGCAAAGTCTGTCTCTTGCCAGTAGAGTTGGAGCACAGAGCATACTGGGCAATAaagttcctgaactttgatgccaaagctGCAGGAGAAAAGAGgctccttcaactgaatgagcttgatgaattcagaaaCTCGGCTAACAAGAATGCTAAGCTCTATAAAGAGAAGACAAAGAtgtggcatgataagaagataGCCACCAGAGCATTTGACCCAAGCCAAAAAGTCTTATTATTTAATTCAAGGCTCAAGCTCTTTTCTAGAAAGCTGAAGTCCtagtggtcaggaccgtttgtggtaacCAGAATGTCTCGTATGGTCATGTGGAACTCCAAGAAGAAAACTCTGATAGgaggttcactgtcaatggccagaggctaaagcactatcttggaggtgaGGTTGATTGTCAGAGGTCCGCTCATCTGCTGACTTAGCAGAGCTGACCGTCAGgctagtgacgttaaaaaagtgcttgttgggagacaacccaatcaTCCATATCCTtagattttttgtttgttttgatttatttagttttttttaatttcttatagtTTTTCTTCTTTCTACGAGTGTTTTGGTCATGCAGAGTGTTTAAAATAGGAACAGATATAACCAAAAAGGATTTCAGACCACTCTGGAGGGGAGTACATTCGGCCAGGGGAGTACATACACGTGTCTCAAGAAATTAGCCACTGGAGGGGTGCCGCCAATAACGAATTTTGAGGGAGCTTCTTGCTGCcagggtggcgccaaacttggaaatATGAAGTTTGGCACCAGAATTGAAGCATTCCTTGGTGACTTTTTTTGGAAGggtggcaccaaacttggaaATCTGGAGTTTGGCACCACATATACGTCATTGGGAGAGTTTCATGTAGGGTGGGTGGCGCCAAACTTAGCTTCCCTCAGGTTTGGCgccccaaattaaaaaaaaaattattggttGGGCGCCAAACGCGCATCACTGGTGTTTGGTGTCGTGGGCATTTCATACAACAATTTTGGTTCGGGAGTCGGCGCCAAATGCCGTATCACTGGCCTTTGGTTCCAGGTTCGTGAAAACAGAGCATTGGCtaggaaatttgaattttgagcgAGAATCACCCGTGATTCTCTTCCTTTTTGTTAGCTCCTGATAGTTTCCCTTCCCCATATCTCCCATCAAATCAGTTTCATCTTCCCCATATCTTCTCCCCAATCAAATCCCCACGTCAATCCCCCTTCTCTAAAATTCCCTCCTTTCCCATAAACCACCAACCGGACCCCTTTTTGACCGAACCTCCCTATTTTTACCCTTtctattctttttcctttttctttcccaAACCCAACGTCCCCTCCCCCATCTATATATACCCCTCCCTTTTTCCACTTCTTACCCACAATAACAATACACATTCCCTTTCCATCCCAAACCCCAACTGTGACCCCATTGTTCCCTTcccttttctttttgaattttttctatttttccaaTTCCTTATACCTCCATCTTTTTACCCCTCAAACACAATAATAACCATCACATTCTTCTACCCGCCCACTACCACTTTGTTCTTCtcgtttttctctttctctttgcttttttttattttgcccGGGGATGAGAAattgttcaagtttggtgttattGCGTTGCTCGTTGTTTTTCTGTTTTATTCCAATGGCACCAAAAAGCACTAAGACTTCAAGAAAGAGAAAGGGCAAGAAACTGGCCACCGACTCCTTTGACTCAAAGAGGTTCCGCTCTAAGTTACATGAGGAGCACTTCTTTGAGGTTACTTCCAAGAGAGCCGTGATTTTGAAGGTAAAATTTGCACTGAAACTGGACGAGTATCCGAAAATTTGGTTACAAATTGAGAGGAGGAGTTGGCAATTTTATTTGTGACCCGCACACGGATGTTGGGTAATTGATGGTTCAAGAGTTATATGGCAACCTTTGGATCACCTATAAAGATGTCCAAGGGGTGAATGAGAAGAATCATCAGAATTTAGTGAGAGAGAAGGTCCTTAACTTCACTCCAAGAAGTATCCGGTAAGCCCTCTAATTACCACTTGCTGAGCACACTTCGGATAGCTACAATGAGAGAGTGAACTGAATCCAGAAGTTGGACCGAGTGCTTGCTGATATTTTCCTCTCGGGAACTCAATGGAGGATAGGTTCAAATGGTAGACCGAACTAACTAAAGAGCTGCGACCTCATTCCTCTGGCTAAGGGATGGTTGGACTTCATCCGAAGGTCCATCCTTCCTGCTAGAAACCTGTTGGAATGCACTATGGAAGAAGCCATACCGATCCACTGTATCATGAACAGAGAGTATATGGATGTACAGAGCATCATCGCATATCAGATATACAGTATTGCTTCTAACCCCTCTTCACATGCCAAGCTAGGATTCCCGCATCTCATTTACCGCCTCTCTGACGCTGCGAGAGTGAAAGTGGAGAATGATTGTTAGTAACAAGAATTTTGAGGGAGATTCTTGCTGCCGGGGTGGCGCTAAACTTGGAAATATGAAGTTTGGCACCAGAATTGAAGCATGCCTTGGTGACTTTCGCTAGAAGGGTGGCGCCAAACCTGGAAATCTGGAGTTTGGCGCCACATATACTTCATTGGGAGAATTTCATATGGAGTGGGTGGTGCCAAACTTGGCTTTCCTCAAGTTTGCCATTCcaaattcaaacaaaaaaaatttggttGTGCGCCAAATGCCGCATCACTGGCATTTGGCATCGTGGGTGTTTCACACAACAATTTTGGTTCGGGCAGGTCGACGCCAAATGCCGCATCACTGGCATTTAGCGCTAGGTTCGTGAAAAcgggaaatttgaattttgaatttagcGCTggcatttgaattttgaattttggctAGGGAATTTGAATTTTGAGCGAGAATCACCCGTGATTCTCTTTCTTTTTGTTAGTCCCTAACAGTTTTCCTTTCCCATATTTCCCATCAAATTAGTTTTATCTTCCCCATATCTTCCCCCTATTCAAATCCCTACTTCAATCCCCTTTTCCCAAATCCCCTCCTTTCCCATAAACCACCAACCCTCCCCCTTTTTAATAGAACCCCCTCTTTTTAACCCTTCCTATTGTTCCATTCccattcattttttattttttcagttcCTTATATCTCCATCTTCTTACCCCCTCTAACACAACAATAACCATCAAGATTCTAGAATCATtaaggagtccatacatgttactttctaTGATTCTAACTTGGTTCGAAGTATTTTGGAAGACTgtgatgcagaaaattaaatggaaaGTAACAAAAATGAAGtccaaaattaagaaaagaataaTTCTGGGcaacctgatcctgaacctgTTGCTGCAGATAATTCTGCAAgagataattctattttatctcTTGAAACTGGTGAAATCCATGGGAATACTAGTTCTATTGATTCCAGCTTAACCGGATCTATTCCTAAATCTTTAAGACCCCGTTAATGGAGATTCTGAAAAATTATCCACAAGAATTTTTCATTGGGGATGTCTTTCAAGGTGTCACAACTCGATCCTCCTCTAGAAAGGCAATTGAAGAAACAAATTTGGCCTTTCTATCACAAATAGAGCCTCTGAATATTGAAGAAGCACTTGATGACCCTTCGTGGGTAAAGGCTATGGAGGAAGAACTTCAACAATTTGAAAAGGATCAAGTTTGGACACTTGTTCCTAATCCCATTGGAAAGAAAGTGACTGGCACCAAGGGATTTTAAGAACAAATTAGATGAAGATGGAGACATTTCTAGAAACAAAGCAAGATTAGTGGCGCAAGAATATGATCAAGAAAAAAGGATAaattttgatgaatcctttgctccTGTGGCTCAAATGGAAGCTATTAGGCTTCTTCTAGCATATGCTGCCCATTATGGCTTTAAATTATGTGAAATGTGAATTTTTAAACATGGTGAATGATAGAGAAGTGTATCTGGCACAACTATTGAGTTTTGAAAATAAAGGCAGTTTCAAAAACAGCACCAGAAAAACTAGCAGTACTATGTAAAAAATAGGACCAGCAACATTGCAATAACAAAATTTTACAAGTTACAATGGTGGACACAGTAAGACAATTGATGATCAACAAAGAAACCAAAAAAAGTTAATGTCCAATTGTCAGCATAACAAACCCAATGTTAAAAAAGATACCCCATCAAAAGCAACATTTTAAATGATTGAATCTGTCGACAAGAAATTGTCAGATAAAAAGCCAATTATCAGAAAGATGCCACATCAAAATAGAACTAGTTCTAGTATTCAATCAATGTACATATGCACCATCAAAGTCACTGATGATTCCTTGTCTGTGAACAAAAATGCTTAGATATTCAATACATAAATTTCTTCATAAACCTTGGATCAAATAACAGCTAATCTATCTGTATGAATTAATGTACCAACATTCTGTAGCAATATTAATTACCTGTATGAGATTCATGGCTTTTTTACCTAAATGCGCATGTAAAATGTTTTAATTCCCAAAATGCGCATGATTTGAAATTTTTCTGAAAATACGCACTTCCATTTTTTGGCCGGCGTCTGCGAAATGGAATTCAACTCCATTTCACTCTAGGTGCCCACGAAATGGGCAAACCATATCAGGTTTAGCTCCCACGAAATGGGTTGTCCATTTCCTTGGTGGCAGCAGCAAATTAGGAGGAACAACTCAGGAGCGCCAGGCGCGAAATGAGAACACTGCGGAAGTGAGTTGGACACTCCATTGATAACAAACTTATTCtgcttttcaaatttgtttcggTGCATCAATTTTCAGTTTTTCTCAATGCTTATCTATTCTCTTTTTCCACTTGTTATATGCTCTATTTCAATCCTTTTTTTTTGACATATATATATTtgcttttataattttattattatttttttgttcatatgaattcttttttttttctatcttttactatattgtatttatgttgtgtatgaaattttttttattttgttatttattttatttagtttttattgtatttttttgttcatatgatatatgttattggttttatgaaatttttattattttttatctatatgatttttttctattctttgatGTACTCTATCTttgttttgtattaatttttttattttttattctgactttgtaaaatttgtaattgtaattattatatactaagtttattataaaaattttgtataatataaattatgatcctataaaaaaaggataaaataaataaaaaattaattataagtaacaATATAGCCATTAATAATGAAAATTTATAGtccaaaataatactaaattaaagagtacgggataatattagaaaaattataaaatatttttttgtttaacattataaaatttatagtactctcttttatatttttttattgtatttatttatttatataataaatatttttatattatttttgttaggtTCTGTTTTtgcatgtatataaaaaaaataatttaaattgatgtctcttttagtaatttttcatctaaaagtgattttgagtagtataatccaaacaacatttattttgctataatcaattttgatataaatattgtcaaacataaatcacgttatctcaaacttactttttatcaaaatcaattttgtaaaatcaattttatgcaaactcacGTTTGCCACACACGAAGCTAGATTAGTCAAAGTTTTGCTAATAAATAAAAGGAGGGGAAAATCCACAACTGACGTAACTTTAGTACTGAAACTAGGGGAGCAGTGAGAGAGCTAAATGGAATTGGGCAACTCACTTCCGCAGTACCCCATTTCGCGCCTGGTGCCCATGAGTTGTTCCTCCCAATTCGCTGCTGCCACCAAGGAATTGGGCAACTCATTTCGTGGGAGCTAAACCTGATATGGTTTGCCCATTTCGTGGGCACCTAGGATGAAATGGAGTTGAATTCCATTTCGCAGACGCCGACCAAGAAATGAAAGTGCGTATTTTCAGAAAAATTTCAAACCATGCGCATTTTGGGAATTAAAACATTTTACATGCGCATTTAGGTAAAAAAGCCTGAGATTCATCATGTTAGCAGAAAGGACACTAATAACATCAAAATCGTGTGACTGCAAACACCTAAAGAGGAGCCTCTGCAGAAAGAAAAATGAgtcagtttaaaaaaaaaatattcatgatcATGCATGCACATTGCATAACTAAAGATCACCTGATTAGTAATGACAAtgcaataagaataaaaatagtcATTTACACCCACATTTAGATCCTTCTACAACTCACACCTGATTAGTAATGCTACAAAGAGATCACAGAAAGAAGTTCTAGGGTCCTTTAGTTTTTAGATGAATTCCTGGTTTATATGATTAAGGAGAATTTAAGTTGGTTATCAAATTTTCATGTAAAACACCCAAAGCAAATAAAACATAACCAAAAAAACATCAGAGAGGAATATAGCTTGAAGCTAGAAATTGAAAGCAACCGCTATATTCAAGGAATGCGTATGAACCAAgacataaattaaatattttaatgtgAAATGTGTTCTTTTCACTAATTTTTCCTTAAGATACTAAACTAATTGAAAACCTAAAATTAGAACCCAAAATCCCCCAAAAATTCACAGAAACAATTGAAAATTGATATACCCTTCTCTATTTCAATTAGCCATTGTAGTTCATCATCACTATCAAAACCATTCCCACCTTCGAACTGAAAAGTGAGAGCGAGTTATAGAATGAGCGAGAAAGAGAGGATACAAAACAGAGAATGCTTACCTGGTGACAGAGGATACAACGATAGTGATGGGCGGCGACGGTGAAGAAGAGATGAGCGGCGACGCAACGGCTTGGCGACAGAGCACGACGGTGGCGAGACATCCCTTCAAGCTCCTTGGCGGCAGCACAACAGCCCGACGGTGGCAGAACAGCGATGGCAACAAGCCCTAGCAGTGGCGGTGGAGCTGCAGTCGCGACGGAGCACCCCCTTCTTCTCTCCTCCATCACGTTTTCTCTCTTcctcgagctctctctctctctctctctctctctctctctctctctctctctctctctctctctctctctctctggcgcTCGACAACGACGGCGGCGGAGCCCTAGCCGGCATCATCCTCTCCTttcttccctctcttctcttctcttcatcTTTCCGTTCTCCCCCTTTCCGATTTCTTCCTTGTTTCGCGTGTGTGTTGAGTGAGGATGAGGGTGTGTGTTGCGTGAGTGAGGGTGAGGGCAAATTTTTGCTAAGTGTTTATTTGGTTTGTTTTATATTTGGAGACACTTTTAAAGCACACCCAaaacataataaatatgttactctTTAAAAGCGTTCTCTTTGGTGAGAAAAGTGTCTCCATAGATATTAAGCAAAGGCTATGCTTTAGAATTGATTCTTTTAATATCTAAGGAGATACTTTTCAAGTGATGCCACACTTGTGTTTCCTATTCTCCTAAAAAAATACCGAGAAAAGCGTAGTCTATTCATAGAATagactacgcttttcaaatgtagcttaaaaaaagtggggctgaatgggtattttttttttgtagtgaatgttgtggtggagactggatgtaggttgcattgcacaaggcaactgaactaGGATATATGACTGTGTCACCTTCTTTCTTTTAGCTCTGATTctgtttttttggttttatgagaCAATGAAATTGTCTCCTGCATAATCTACTGCACAGACTAAACAAAGGCCAAACTACAATTTTTGGTTTAAGGCTTTATTAATGAAAGttaaagaaggtcatagattcaaccctctTTCTCTAGGCCATCAAGAACCTTCCTAAANNNNNNNNNNNNNNNNNNNNNNNNNNNNNNNNNNNNNNNNNNNNNNNNNNNNNNNNNNNNNNNNNNNNNNNNNNNNNNNNNNNNNNNNNNNNNNNNNNNNNNNNNNNNNNNNNNNNNNNNaaatatttttttttattttaataataataatatatactatttctaaatttgttttaagaatacatgttaagaataaggttGGACACGTTGACATGTGATAGTATTTAGGTTTATCCAAGTGTGTccggaattttttttattttgttaagacACGGTTAGATACGGCAGACACGCGTGTTAGATAAATGTCAATGAATGTCGTATCCAAAATATGTTTGACACACAAACACAGCAACTCAACGAAATATCCGTGCCTCATAGAACCTAACTTATTTTCACCCATTTCAGTATGCGTGATCACGATGATTATAGTATTCACGATCATAACAAATTTTAAGTTGACATCCCCATAGTTTAACACTGTaattaaaaaaaagggaaaaaatcctCTATAActcatgattttttatttaaataaattaaataaatattttatatacggaataaataattataaaaattattacggAAATATGTTCCACAATCTCATTTTGTTTACACTGTAAGCAGGGAatagctgtggatcctgctaaAGTGGAAGCGatgatgaattgggagcgaccaaccTCAGTGACAGAGATCAGGAGTTTCCTAGGTCTGGCAGGGTATTATCGCAAATTCATTAAGGAATTTTCacagctcgccttacctttaactaaattgactaggaaggatacgcCTTTTGTCTGGACTCCGGAGTGTGAGGAGAGTtttcaagcattgaagcacaggttGACTACTGCACCCGTGTTGGTATTGCCTGAACCaagtgaaccgtttgaagtgtacTATGATGCATCACTGAAGGGTTCAGGATGCATTCTAatgcagcaccagaatgttgtagcatacgcctcacggcagttaaggtcgcatgagatgaactacccgacacatgatttggaacatgctgctgttgtgtttgctcTGAAAatttggaggcattatctctatggcatTAGGTTTCATGTCTTTTCAGATCATAAGggtttgaagtatcttt from Arachis ipaensis cultivar K30076 chromosome B02, Araip1.1, whole genome shotgun sequence harbors:
- the LOC107628219 gene encoding uncharacterized protein LOC107628219 isoform X1; amino-acid sequence: MMPARAPPPSLSSARERENVMEERRRGCSVATAAPPPLLGLVAIAVLPPSGCCAAAKELEGMSRHRRALSPSRCVAAHLFFTVAAHHYRCILCHQFEGGNGFDSDDELQWLIEIEKVFAVTRF
- the LOC107628219 gene encoding uncharacterized protein LOC107628219 isoform X2, whose protein sequence is MMPARAPPPSLSSARERENVMEERRRGCSVATAAPPPLLGLVAIAVLPPSGCCAAAKELEGMSRHRRALSPSRCVAAHLFFTVAAHHYRCILCHQFEGGNGFDSDDELQWLIEIEKAPL